One part of the Dunckerocampus dactyliophorus isolate RoL2022-P2 chromosome 11, RoL_Ddac_1.1, whole genome shotgun sequence genome encodes these proteins:
- the med12 gene encoding mediator of RNA polymerase II transcription subunit 12 isoform X2: MMAAFGILSYEHRPLKRPRLGPPDVYPQDPKQKEDELTALNVKQGFNNQPAVSGDEHGSAKNVNFNPSKISSNFSSIIAEKLRYNTFPDTGKRKPQVNQKDNFWLVTARSQSSVNNWFTDLAGTKPLTQLAKKVPIFSKKEEVFGYLAKYLVPVMRSAWMIKMTCAYHAAITETKVKKRHVIDPCIEWTQIITKYLWEQLQKVAEFYRQFPSQGCSSPLPATPADVETATKQWEYNEKLAMFMFQDGMLDRHEFLTWVLECFEKVRPGEDELLRLLLPLLLQYSGEFVQSAYLSRRLAYFCTRRLNLLLSDGSLGPSAGGGHPAHGILTPQGNALPPTPTSQPAGGSQPQTPFTDFYICPQHRPLVFGLSCMLQSIVLCCPSALVWHYSLTDSRNKTGSPLDLLPIAPSSLPMPGGNTAFTQQVRVKLREIEEQVKERGQAVEFRWSFDKCQETTAGFTIGRVLHTLEVLDNHSFEKSDFNNSLDSLYNRIFGSGQSKDGHEMSPDDDAVVTLLCEWAVCCKRSGRHRAMVVAKLLEKRQAEIEAERCGESEVVDEKGSVSSGSLSAATLPVFQDVLLQFLDTQAPTLTEPGNENERVEFSNLVLLFCELIRHDVFSHNIYMCTLISRGDLASDSHLPRPRSPSDEPSDESDRKEQDAGNSVKIEDTGLSESMEIDHNSSANFDEMFSPPMHCESKGSPSPEKSAPEQDSKSTCKDKCMDPAFPQLYEQPRHIQYATHFPIPQEENASHECNQRLVVLYGVGKLRDEARHTIKKITKDILKVLNRKSTAETGGEEGQKRKRSKPEAFPTAEDIFSKFQHLSHFDQHQVTSQVSRNVLEQITSFALGMSYHLPLVQHIQFIFDLMEYSLNVSGLIDFAIQLLNELSLVEAELLLKSSSLVGSYTTSLCLCIVAVLRRYHSCLILNPEQTAQVFDGLRIVVKSGVNPADCSSAERCILAYLYDLYTSCSHLKNKFGEIFSEFCSKVKNSIYCNIDPSDSNMLWDPEFMTEAIANPSAHNFNHSMVGKILNDSPANRYSFVCNVLMDVCVDHRDPERVNDIGILCAELTAYCRSLSAEWLGILKALCCSSNNGNCGFNDLLCNVDVSDLSFHDSLATFVAILIARQCLLLEDLVRCVAIPSLLNAACSEQDSEPGARLTCRILLHLFKTPQRNPVPQDGIKSDKSSVGIRSSCDRHLLAASQNSIVVGAVFAVLKAVFMLGDAELRGSGLSHPAGLDDISEGRNVSIETASLDVYAKYVLKTICQQEWVGERCLKSLSEDSSALQDPVLVNIQAQRLLQLICYPHRQLDSDDGDNPQRQRIKRILQNMDQWTMRQSSLELQLMIKQSTNNELYSLLENIAKATIEVFQKSAEMNSSNPSSGNGGTLQGGSASNSSSATNKMKPILSSSERSGVWLVAPLIAKLPTSVQGHVLKAAGEELEKGQHLGSSSRKERDRQKQKSMSLLSQQPFLSLVLTCLKGQDEQREGLLTSLYSQVQQIVTNWREDQYQDDCKAKQMMHEALKLRLNLVGGMFDTVQRSTQQTTEWAVLLLDIISSGTVDMQSNNELFTTVLDMLSVLINGTLAADMSSISQGSMEENKRAYMNLVKKLRKELGDRQSESLEKVRQLLPLPKQTRDVITCEPQGSLIDTKGNKIAGFEKEGLQVSTKQKISPWDVFEGLKHSAPLSWGWFGTVRMDRKVTKFEEQQRFLLYHTHLKPKPRSYYLEPLPLPPEEEEPLTPISQEPEKKMEAVKPEKNMSAVPSDSNKKKPSKKKKTPSAKTEEYVNRTPGVSYGTNMPPELMQNPYGRLPYSQQNMGMYTQNQPLPPGQLSISALFNLFHHPGSHSELGFLPTTGGPGLDPPYRPARNPQLNKMVSTRPSYPGMMPGMQGNMPGMMGMDKQYQMVYKPQPNMQQNQMLRQQLQVRLNHSSIIGQQIRQMTPNQPYTSMQQSQNLSQSYTSYGSHMGMQPHPSQGGGIVQSAYGNQNFQGSHPGTNPAVVDPLRQMQQRPSGYVHQQAPGYTHNMQNAQRFAHQPIQQNPIMHGLAHMGGQGGHPGLRPNQMLAEQQQQQQQQQQQQQQQQQQQQQQQQQQAAQQQQQQQYLRQQALRQAQQAQQQQQQQQQQQQQQQQQQQVQQQVPPQQQVPQQQQQQQQQQQQQQQQQQQQQQVSGVPPPGQQQNQGLGMQPLPPQQPMFPRQGMQQTQQQQQTAALVRQLQQQLSNTQPGQGTNSYYM; encoded by the exons ATGATGGCTGCCTTTGGAATACTCAGCTACGAACACCGGCCATTAAAGCGACCCCGGCTCGGGCCTCCGGACGTTTACCCGCAAGATCCAAAGCAGAAAGAG GATGAGCTGACGGCGCTCAATGTCAAACAAGGATTCAACAACCAGCCAGCAGTATCTGGCGATGAACACGGCAgtgccaaaaatgtcaacttcaaCCCATCCAAG aTCAGTTCCAACTTCAGCAGCATTATTGCCGAGAAGCTGCGCTACAACACCTTTCCGGACACAGGGAAGCGTAAGCCGCAGGTCAACCAGAAGGATAATTTCTGGCTGGTTACAGCGAGGTCTCAGAGCTCCGTCAATAACTGGTTTACAGACTTAGCAGGGACTAAACCTCTCACACAGCTGGCCAAAAAG GTGCCAATATTCAGCAAGAAAGAGGAGGTTTTTGGATACTTGGCAAAGTACTTGGTCCCTGTCATGCGTTCAGCATGGATGATCAAGATGACCTGTGCTTATCATGCAGCCATCACAGAAACTAAAGTCAAGAAGAGACATGTGATTGATCCCTGTATAG aATGGACCCAGATCATAACAAAGTATCTGTGGGAGCAGCTTCAGAAGGTGGCCGAGTTCTACAGGCAGTTCCCCAGCCAAGGCTGCAGCTCTCCGCTCCCGGCCACTCCCGCCGACGTGGAAACGGCCACAAAGCAGTGGGAGTACAACGAGAAGCTGGCAATGTTTATGTTTCAG GATGGAATGCTGGACAGACACGAGTTCCTGACGTGGGTGCTAGAGTGTTTTGAGAAGGTCCGACCCGGCGAGGATGAGCTGCTGAGACTCCTCCTGCCACTTTTACTGCAG TACTCGGGGGAATTCGTACAGTCGGCCTACTTGTCACGCAGGCTGGCTTACTTCTGCACGCGCCGCCTCAACCTGTTGCTAAGCGACGGCAGCCTGGGCCCCAGCGCCGGTGGAGGGCACCCGGCGCATGGCATCTTGACGCCTCAAGGCAATGCCCTGCCCCCGACCCCAACCTCCCAGCCAGCCGGAGGCAGCCAGCCCCAGACACCATTCACAGACTTCTACATCTGCCCCCAGCATCGCCCTCTTGTGTTCGGCCTCAGCTGCATGTTGCAG AGCATAGTGTTGTGTTGCCCCAGTGCTCTGGTGTGGCACTACTCTCTAACAGACAGCAGAAACAAAACTGGTTCCCCTCTGGACCTGCTGCCCATCGCCCCCTCCAGCTTACCAATGCCTGGGGGAAACACTGCCTTCACACAGCAG GTCCGTGTGAAGCTGAGGGAGATCGAGGAGCAAGTTAAGGAGCGAGGACAGGCGGTGGAGTTCCGCTGGTCGTTTGACAAGTGCCAGGAGACCACAGCAG GGTTCACCATTGGGAGGGTGCTGCACACACTAGAGGTTTTGGACAACCACAGCTTTGAGAAGTCTGATTTTAACAACTCGCTGGATTCCTTATACAACCGGATATTTGGCTCAGGCCAGAGCAAGGATGGTCACGAG ATGTCACCCGATGACGATGCAGTGGTCACCCTGCTTTGTGAATGGGCCGTGTGTTGTAAGCGATCAGGCCGACACAGGGCCATGGTGGTGGCTAAGCTGCTGGAGAAGCGACAAGCCGAGATTGAAGCAGAG CGGTGCGGTGAGTCCGAAGTGGTGGATGAGAAGGGCTCTGTGTCATCCGGCTCCCTTTCCGCTGCCACACTTCCAGTGTTTCAGGATGTTCTGCTCCAGTTCCTAGATACTCAAGCCCCCACGCTGA CCGAGCCTGGTAATGAGAATGAGAGAGTGGAGTTCTCAAACCTGGTCCTGCTCTTTTGCGAGCTGATCCGCCACGACGTCTTCTCCCACAACATCTACATGTGCACGCTCATCTCCCGTGGCGACCTGGCTTCCGACTCCCACTTGCCACGCCCTCGCTCCCCCAGCGACGAGCCCTCAGATGAGTCTGATCGCAAGGAGCAGGATGCGGGCAACAGTGTCAAGATTGAGGATACCGGCCTGTCGGAGTCTATGGAGATAGATCACAACTCTAGTGCTAACTTTGACGAG ATGTTCTCGCCTCCAATGCACTGCGAGTCCAAGGGCAGCCCCTCTCCAGAAAAGTCTGCACCCGAGCAGGACAGCAAGAGCACCTGCAAGGACAAGTGCATGGACCCTGCCTTCCCCCAGCTGTACGAGCAGCCCCGACACATTCAGTATGCCACCCACTTCCCCATTCCTCAG GAGGAGAATGCCAGCCATGAGTGCAACCAGCGTCTGGTGGTCCTCTACGGCGTGGGCAAACTGAGGGATGAAGCGCGACACACCATCAAGAAAATAACCAAAGATATCTTGAAGGTGCTCAACCGCAAAAGCACTGCAGAAACAG GAGGCGAGGAGGGACAAAAGAGAAAAAGGAGTAAGCCCGAGGCCTTCCCCACGGCAGAAGATATCTTCTCCAAATTCCAGCACCTCTCCCACTTTGACCAGCACCAGGTCACCTCCCAG GTGTCCCGAAATGTGCTGGAACAGATCACCAGCTTTGCCTTAGGGATGTCCTATCACTTGCCTCTAGTGCAGCACATTCAATTCATCTTTGACCTCATGGAGTACTCGCTCAATGTTAGTGGCCTAATCGACTTTGCCATTCAG ctTCTGAACGAGCTGAGCCTGGTGGAAGCCGAGCTGCTGCTCAAGTCATCTAGCCTGGTGGGCAGCTACACCACCAGCCTTTGTTTGTGCATCGTGGCTGTGCTGAGGAGGTACCACTCTTGCCTCATTCTCAATCCTGAGCAGACAGCACAAGTTTTTGATGG CCTGCGCATTGTGGTCAAGTCAGGTGTGAACCCTGCAGACTGCTCCTCTGCTGAGCGCTGCATCTTGGCCTACCTGTATGACCTCTACACCTCCTGCAGTCACCTCAAGAACAAGTTTGGCGAGATCTTCAG CGAGTTCTGCTCCAAAGTGAAGAACTCCATCTACTGTAACATTGACCCCTCCGACTCCAACATGCTCTGGGACCCTGAGTTCATGACTGAGGCCATCGCCAACCCCTCAGCGCACAACTTCAACCACTCCATGGTGGGCAAGATCCTCAATGACAGCCCTGCCAACCGCTACAGCTTTGTGTGCAATGTGCTCATGGATGTGTGCGTGGACCACAGAGACCCTGAGAG GGTGAACGATATTGGGATCCTGTGTGCCGAGCTGACTGCATATTGTCGCTCCCTAAGTGCAGAATGGCTTGGCATCCTCAAGGCGCTCTGCTGCTCCTCCAATAACGGCAACTGTGGCTTCAACGACTTGCTCTGCAACGTCGAC GTTAGCGACTTGTCCTTCCATGATTCCCTGGCAACATTCGTAGCCATTCTCATAGCGCGACAGTGTCTTCTCCTAGAGGACCTGGTCCGCTGTGTGGCCATTCCATCCCTTCTCAATGCAG CCTGCAGCGAGCAAGACTCCGAGCCTGGAGCGAGACTCACCTGCAGGATATTGTTGCACCTTTTCAAAACTCCACAGCGCAACCCTGTCCCTCAAGACGGTATTAAGTCAG ACAAATCTTCAGTTGGTATCCGGTCATCGTGTGATCGCCATCTCCTGGCAGCGTCTCAAAACAGCATAGTTGTGGGAGCCGTTTTCGCTGTCCTCAAAGCTGTCTTCATGTTGG GTGATGCTGAGCTGAGGGGCTCAGGGCTGTCCCACCCTGCTGGCCTCGACGACATATCCGAGGGGCGCAATGTCTCCATAGAAACAGCCAGCTTGGACGTGTATGCAAAGTATGTCCTGAAGACCATCTGCCAGCAG GAGTGGGTGGGAGAGCGCTGCCTCAAGTCTCTGTCCGAGGACAGCAGTGCCCTTCAGGACCCGGTGCTGGTAAACATTCAGGCCCAGAGGCTCCTGCAGCTCATTTGCTACCCTCACCGCCAGCTGGACAGCGATGACGGAGACAACCCTCAGAGGCAGCGCATCAAACGCATCCTACAG AATATGGACCAATGGACGATGAGACAGTCATCCCTGGAGCTGCAGCTGATGATCAAACAGAGCACAAACAAT GAGCTCTATTCTCTCTTGGAGAACATAGCCAAGGCCACGATCGAAGTGTTTCAAAAATCGGCCGAGATGAACTCGAGTAACCCCTCCTCAGGGAATGGAGGAACCCTCCAAGGCGGCTCTGCGTCCAACAGCAGCAGTgccacaaacaaaatgaaacctaTTTTAAG TTCATCTGAGCGGTCGGGTGTATGGCTGGTGGCGCCTTTGATAGCCAAGCTGCCCACCTCGGTTCAGGGTCACGTCCTGAAAGCAGCCGGAGAGGAGCTGGAGAAGGGACAGCACCTAGGCTCATCTTCACGCAAGGAGAGGGATCGCCAGAAGCAGAAAAG CATGTCTTTGTTGAGCCAGCAGCCGTTCTTGTCGCTAGTGCTGACCTGTCTGAAGGGGCAGGACGAGCAGCGGGAGGGTCTTCTCACATCCCTATACAGCCAAGTTCAGCAGATCGTCACCAACTGGAGAGAGGACCAGTACCAGGATGACTGCAAGGCCAAGCAGATGATGCACGAGGCTCTGAAACTGCGATTGAATCTT GTGGGAGGCATGTTCGACACGGTGCAGCGTAGCACCCAACAGACAACCGAGTGGGCTGTCCTTCTCCTCGACATCATCAGCAGTGGAACAGTGGACATGCAATCTAATAA CGAGCTCTTCACGACTGTGTTGGACATGCTGAGCGTGTTGATTAACGGCACGTTGGCTGCCGACATGTCTAGCATCTCTCAGGGCAGCATGGAGGAGAATAAAAGGGCTTACATGAATCTGGTAAAGAAGCTCAGG AAAGAGCTTGGAGATCGGCAGTCGGAGAGCTTGGAAAAGGTTCGCCAGCTACTTCCGCTACCCAAGCAGACCCGTGATGTCATCACATGCGAACCTCAGGGCTCACTGATCGACACTAAGGGTAACAAGATCGCCGGTTTTGAGAAAGAG GGGCTTCAAGTGTCCACCAAGCAGAAGATCTCCCCGTGGGACGTCTTCGAGGGTCTCAAGCACTCAGCTCCTCTCTCCTGGGGCTGGTTCGGCACGGTGCGCATGGACCGCAAGGTGACCAAGTTTGAGGAGCAGCAGCGCTTCCTTCTCTACCACACGCACCTTAAGCCCAAGCCGCGCAGCTACTACCTGGAGCCACTCCCCCTGCCGCccgaggaggaggagcctcTGACACCCATCTCTCAGGAGCCAGAGAAGAAGATGGAGGCGGTGAAGCCGGAGAAGAACATGTCCGCTGTGCCGTCGGATTCCAACAAAAAGAAGCccagcaagaagaagaagacgccATCGGCCAAGACAGAG GAGTATGTGAACCGCACGCCAGGTGTGAGCTACGGGACAAACATGCCACCTGAGCTGATGCAGAACCCATACGGCAGGCTGCCTTATAGCCAGCAGAACATGGGCATGTACACACAGAATCAGCCTCTACCTCCAGGTCAGCTCTCAATATCAGCATTATTTAACTTGTTTCATCATCCTGGATCGCACTCTGAACTGGGTTTTCTCCCAACAACAGGAGGGCCTGGTTTAGATCCTCCCTACAGGCCTGCCCGCAACCCTCAATTAAACAAGATGGTGTCCACGCGGCCCAGTTACCCAGGAATGATGCCCGGTATGCAGGGCAACATGCCCGGCATGATGGGAATGGACAAACAGTACCAAATGGTCTACAAGCCTCAGCCTAATATGCAGCAGAACCAGATGCTGCGCCAGCAGCTGCAGGTCAGACTG AATCACAGCAGCATAATAGGGCAGCAGATCAGACAAATGACACCCAACCAACCATATACTTCAATGCAGCAGTCTCAA AACTTATCTCAGAGCTACACGTCATACGGCTCACACATGGGCATGCAGCCGCACCCGTCTCAAGGGGGCGGTATAGTTCAGTCCGCTTACGGCAACCAGAACTTCCAGGGCTCCCACCCAGGAACCAACCCCGCCGTGGTGGATCCCCTGAGACAAATGCAGCAGAGGCCCAGTGGTTACGTTCACCAGCAGGCTCCGGGCTACACACACAATATGCAGAACGCACAGAG gTTTGCCCACCAGCCCATCCAGCAGAATCCCATCATGCACGGTCTTGCTCACATGGGAGGCCAGGGCGGTCATCCAGGCTTAAGGCCCAATCAGATGCTGGcagaacaacaacagcagcagcaacaacaacaacaacaacaacaacagcagcagcagcagcaacaacaacaacaacagcaacaagcagcacaacagcagcagcagcaacagtacCTCAGACAGCAAGCACTCAGA CAGGCTCAACAAGcccaacagcagcaacaacaacaacagcaacaacagcagcagcagcagcaacaacaacaagtcCAGCAGCAGGTCCCTCCTCAACAGCAAGTTCctcagcaacaacagcagcagcagcagcagcaacaacaacagcagcagcagcagcagcaacagcagcaggtgTCAGGTGTACCTCCACCAGGTCAGCAACAGAACCAGGGCCTGGGCATGCAGCCACTGCCCCCGCAGCAACCCATG TTCCCACGTCAAGGCATGCAGCaaacgcagcagcagcaacagacaGCTGCTCTGGTCAGACAACTGCAACAACAACTCTCAA ATACACAACCAGGACAGGGCACCAATTCATATTACATGTGA